The window ATTTCTAATTTCtctaataatgaatattaagtTTCAAGTTTGTGCCATTCACCTTACACTTTTTGTTAGTCTGTAGAAATTCAAATTCATAATTGCAAACAAATGTTTACTGTCTACAGCTTACAAGTTCATAAATTATTTGGAATGCAAGCCTTTTTTGTTACTTTTCCTCTCTGTTGTAGACTGCCAAAGATTTGTCCAGTTCTCCAGAGTCCACCAGGACTTCCTCCAAGGCAGGATGTCCTCTGTCCACTTCAGATACTCCCTTCGGAGAACCACTTCCACTAGAGTCAATGTCATCCAGTAATTTACCACAAACAGAAGAGTCTGGAATTCAGCCATTAATTCTACCCTTCCCCCAATCACAATCAACCCAGCAGCCCTCTGAGACACAAGATAAAGTCCATAATGTTGTCCCGTCCATCTTCCTTTCCCTTCCTGAAGTCCTCATCCATCCCTATGATGGTCCAGAGACAACCAAGGATGAATTTGAGGATTCCAATAAACCCACCCATGCACAGAAGGATGATTTCCAGCTCGAGATCTTAGCGCAAGTGCCTTTCGAGTTTGGCCAACCATCACTGGCTGGGTGTCCAGACACGACACATATCCAGGAAGAAGGTATGAAGGATGTTAAGGAAAAGGAAGATATTGAGGAAAATGATTGCACATCGGAAGACATGCTAGAAAAGCCAAGTCAGAATATAGGAGAAGATAAAACAGGAAAAAATTTTCACATATTGGAAGAAGCCAAGCAGCCTCCTCCGTCAAATGAAGTAAACAATACAACTGAAGACATGGAGAAGCTCAGTCTGTCAAAAAACATACAACACACTCTGGAGGAAGGAATTCAAGAACAGAAAGTAGAGCTTGTCTCTTCAGTCCAACTCGAGACCACCAAAGCGGTTGAGGTGGAAAGCACCAAGTTGGATGATGAGGAAACAAATGTTTTGGTGGCTTCCTGTTTGTCACACTCTCATTTAATTCCCACAAGACAGGACAGAGAAACCCAAAGTTTACTCATCCATTCAACCTCTGATAAGCCGGCAACCATTCAACATCAGCAGGAGGAAGGACTCGTCTTGGATCCGATCCTCCATGAAGATCCAAAACTTGATAACCAAATTATTTCCATGTGTACTCCAGAACATCAAACAAGCAAACAAGAAAAGCTGAAACTGGTCAGCGTTTCTGAAACATCACCAACAGCCTTTGATCTTCAACCTTCAACTGTTCACTCTTCAGCAGAAGATGATTTAACCTCTGAGGGTGATGAACCTTCCACTGCTCCATATCAGACATCTAAAGACTCTGAAACCCAGCACACACTGCCAAGAGACGGCACTGAACTATCTCAAATATCAAAGGATCAGACTGAGGTTACTTTGGACACGTGTCTGATGGTCTCTATGATCTTCTTCAGTGCTGCTATCTGCCTGGCTGTTGTGATTCGAGAGCCTAGCGCTTTACTGTATGTGGGATTATTTCTGTTGTCGCTCTGGTTCTAATTTCTATGCCAGTTTTCTTTCCCCTTCCATCCATTTCTCCTAAAAAGCCTTAAGACTGTACCTTCTTCCTCTCTCCCCAGTGCCTTGAGGAATtccaaaaactaaaaaaacgaacaaaaaaaaaaaacattgtagtGCAAACAGATCTGGTGTCATATTTGTGTTTATGTGGTTATAAGTAGAGTGAGCGTTGGTTAGTCTCTTTAAATTTTGGAGCTATGCTTCTGCTTGAAATATTGTGTATCATTCAGACTTACAGTATAAAATCTGCAGTGGTTTATATACATATGATAATAATAGTTTAAGCAAGCAATGTGTATTTTAGCTGAATGACATCACTTTGCACCTCATAAATGATTGGTCATTAGAAATGTGGCTCAGCTCATTGATCCATACACAAAATGTCTATTTTGTGAGTTTCTCTATATATGTGCATAGCTACTGGCCCTAAAgattgcatttgttttttttttacaaatcatTTATGAGTGGGATGACTTGATGGTGAGTGTATGTAGTTTTATGTATGATAAGAAATGAGGCGAGACTGGACAAACAGTGCAGGTTATTTCAGAATAGAATTTTAGGAAAGTTGGAGTTGTAAGTTGTTTGAATTGAGAGTTTGTATGTTTATTCACTTAATGACACTGTGAAAGTGTGTTTGATGTTATATGTGATCATTTTGTAATATGGATTACACACtataaacttaaaataagtGAACGATAAGCTTGAAGAGTATGCAACAAATTTGCACCCATCTGCTTCCTAAAGGTTAAAAACAACACTTAAGGTATTACAGTTCTTTTTCTTGTTAGTTAGCAGACAAGTATATGTCCTTTTGCAGTGCTCTTTAAATGCGTTCCCCCAAGCCTCTGATATCACCCCAAAAGGTCACGCATTGCGCTGAAGTCACTGCATCAGGTTACGGGGTGACTAAACACCATTGTAAGTAGAGAAGTCAGAGCCGTTCCTTGAAAAAATCTTTCACTTGGTTCCCTTCTTCCAAAAACTTTAGCCTTAAGGTAGTCACCCATTGTTGTCTCATGAATTAATGTGCAAACAAGATAGTGAACAATCAATAACATATGTTCACATGTATTTTGTCAATGTCAAAGAAGAAATAAAAGTCTATATAACTGATAAAAACTGACCAATTTATttcagagctttttttttttgcatacagCCCTTCAATGTTAAAATCAAGCTTGCTGTCAATGTCAgcaaaatgtgaaattattcaAACTGAAATGAACTAAACTTTGATAGTGAAGTTATATTCACAGAGCACTGGAACTCATGATATGATTTAATAAACAAGGACACGTTTTTTTCCCCACATGCATGAGTGTGTGATAAATGTGAGGTCTGACAAAgtaacttgatttttttttaatacaaaacataaaaataacaagtGGTAGTcttttaatatatacatatgcACAGATTTGGTTGAGGATGATAGTTATACAATTATGTGAATTTAATAAGGAAATGTTCCTGAGCATAAGCTAATCCAGAATTTATGTAGCATCTCATAAATCTAAAGCACACATTCCAGCTTCACTGACCAGTTCTGAAAACCACCTGAGCTGTTTCCCAAAAATATTGTAAGCATACGTAGTCTAAAGAAACCACTGCCAACAATAGGTTCATGAGACATTTGGGAAATGCAACCCTGAATAGTAGTCACATCGGTGAAATAACCAAACTTAAGCTCTCACACTCATTTACGCATCCATTAAGTCCAGCTCCCAAATACATTCAATGAAAGACTAGTTTGACACTATGAATATATTTTGTCAGGTTTTAGACTATATACACATAAAACAGAATGATAACACTTTGCATGCGTAAAAGGCAACATCTCATGTAGGTCCACCTCCCTCAGTCTAACAAACTTCCCTTTCTGTGcattaaaagtaaaattttgCCCCCTGGTGGAAATTTCAagttgtgaaaaaaaataaaaaaaaataaaaataaaaatagaaggAAGGACAttgtatatttttgatattttacacTGGTCTAAATATATTTGCTAAAAACAGGGCAAAAAGTTTCACTACaaaagtttgtaaaaaaaaaaaaataattcctcCTATTCAAGCAAAGCATatgaacatttaaatgtttaaaaaaaaaaatcaaataatttgTGTAAGAATTCCATGGTGTCAAAGACTGAtttgatataaaatataaattttaaaacaattactgaaaagcactttttttttgcaactttaCAAACATCTTCTCTAACGGACAAATTGATAGAGTAATGCCACATTTATACACTATTTAAACACTGCGGACAACAATGAGGAAAAAGTTGAGGTTCATCTTGGGGAAATAAAAAAACCTTaaatatatacttaaaattcaatgaaatatttcaaaacacCTGCCAAAACAGTTCCTAAACTGCAGATGCTTTCAACATATTCACTTGAATACATGATCTTCTTTCAGTCCCTCTTTAGCATGAACTTCCTCTAAAAGAGATACTTTCGACATGTTGGTACCCCGCATTTGCACTCCATGCGCATACGCTTCTTAGGGGATCCCGGGAGTCCTGTCAGACTGAAATTAGAATCCATCTTCGTGCTCTCGGCATCTACTGGATCAACTATGggaaaaatgagaaagaaaatttagattttactatatatatatatatatatatatatatatatatatatatatatatatatatatatatatatataaaaaatacacacactaccatttaataatttggtatgattttttaagtatttttgaACTCTTATgctccaaggctgcatttatttgatgaaatatagtaataacagccattttgtgaaatattccaacttaaaataactatttttaatatttaaatatattttaaaatgtaatttttctgtaatgacaaaactgaattttgagcaggcattatattccattcttcagtgtcacatgatccttcagaaatcattctaaaggccggaacacaccaagcagacgccgacgaactagtgacgacgaaagcagactgcggggttggttCATGTCGGCAGCGTCTATATCCAGAGTTGGCCTGACACATCAAACCAACactcgacagccgacggccaagtagcacgtcagttctatGCCtgtgtgagatgaaatgcctttccgaaccagcaggtggcagaatctgaacagccaatcagaatgatcagatggcccgacggaccgacgagctctgacgccgattcaacatttcgaattggctgaaaaaaaaaaaaaagccgacgaggaccaacttcagccgatggtgtggaacacactgagaaaacttagtcggccgacgaacaaaaactgccagactgccaaccgtcggcttggtgctcaagaaacagaTGTAATATGAATAGAAAGTATTCAGTAGAATAGTATCTATTGAAAATCTAACTCTTACGTTATAACATAACCTGAACTATTACATTATGACCACCAATCTAATAACCTTTTATCCCACAAAACAGCGGCCACGTGGCGAGGCATTGATTTGGCAAGGTGGCGAAAGGTCTCCTGGGGTATCTGGTACCATTATGTCAACAGCAGGTCCTCCAGTTCCCGTATATTGCGGGGTGGTGGTAATGTAGCGCAAACCCACTTTTCAAAGTCGAACCACGaatgttcgattgggttcatgTCAGGCCAAGGCATTAACAGAAATTCAACATCATGTTCCTTGAACCACTAGATGATTCTGGCAGTGTGGCATGGCGCATTATCCTGTTGGTAATGGCCATTACCCACCACAGGGAACACAGTTGCCATGAATCGGTGCAGTTGGTTTGCAATGATGCACCAACTGTCAGGGATTGTGCTCAGCTGCCAGGCGTGCTCATTGCTCGAGGTTGGGGGTGGTCATAATGTAATGGCTCGTCGGTGTTtactgtaacattataaatgtctttgccacttttgatcaatgtaatgcaattgttgttgaataaaagtattaatttctttaaaaaaaaaaaaaaaaaaaagactgaccccaaacttttgaacggtagtatatGCATCAAGGCCAAGTTAATGACCCCAAATCACTTGTCAAGTTGCAAAGACTACatttttctatacatactcTTCATTTTGTAGTCAAAGGTGAGCTCCTCTCCTGCCTTTATCCCACGAGTGGCAAAGAACGCGATCCGTGGCAGCCGCTCATCCAGGTTATCAATAAACACATTATATACCTGAAGGTTTGGGTCACACTGAggacacaaaagaaaaaaaacacttttgtgaCATTCAATTATTTACTGCCTATAAATGAAAAGCTACAGTTGATTTGATATCAAGTAAAATGTATTGTGATTATTGGTGACATTTAGGGAAAAGTGTAAGATTCAATTTatacagataaaataaaaacatatctaTTTCAATTAGAAGCAAGTTCAAGTCCACTCACGCTGTGATTGACAAAGTGGGAGATGTTTCCATAGTGAGCAGCATCCACAGTGTACTCGTCGTCCACATAATCCAGGTCAAAAAGGTAGGTGGCACCTTCTTTATCGTATATGTGACCTCTGCGTTCTGCTTCTTCTGTCGTAATGATCTaaagcaaaacagaaaaaagaggGTTTAACAACATGAAGCCAGACATTATCGGGAAAGACAGATAAACAGCCAATCAGCCATCACATGGAAACTGAAAACATTGGCTGCTTGATAATGCCACTATCTACTAGTGAAACAAAACATGATAACATGGCAACATTCAACTGAAGGTGAACAAAATGAACAACTTGTCTAAAAcgaaattattaaattaaaagaatattcaaaaatatctgaTCCAGACGTGAAGTAACTATTTGCCTCAAGCCCTCCCGTGCTTCTTACCTCCCCAACGTATTCCATGACGAAAGTGTTCTTGCGAATGCGCTCCATGGTCCGTACCCCCCAGCCCCTGCCATTGTCTGTCCTAAAAATGCAGAGGGAATACTGAATGCCCCTCTGCACCACTCTGTTGGGGCAGTCGAGCGCACAGCGGCATCGCTTGTTGCATTCATAAATGGGCAACCCAGGCCGAATGCGGACTTGGCCTAACTCATTGTAAGCAAACTTGTGCTGCGACGCGCCGGCACAGCAGCCCTCCACGGGGTTGTCCAGGCAGTCTGTGCATTCGCAGCCCACAGACACCTCATTCAGCATTATCCCATCACCGACTTTATAGTCATTTATGTAGGTGAAGTTCTTTGGCGGGCCCTCCAGGTCGACCTGGTTCCGAACATAGATGTGGCCCTTGTGGGCGCCCAAGCTGTTGAGGTGTGTCTCCCACCGTTTAAGGGTCTGCCGGAGTTTCGCCCGCTGGATGAGCTGCGACACGGTGGCAGGATCTAGGCGACGAGGGGCGGAACGCTTCTTCTGTCTCTGCATCTCCACATTCAGGTCCTCCCAGAACTGGTTGAGCAGATCTATGCACTTCAGGTTCTTCCGTGGTTCCCATGTGTTGCTGGATTCAGGGTAGCCCTTCCATTTCACCAGGTACAACTCCTGTGAAGGGGGTAACCTTAAATGCATTTAGATCTGGATACATTGTTGCTTTGATAGAACTCATTTTTCCCTTCATGCAGTAGATTTTACTTTGACATGAGTTAGGGCTGGGCGGTATggctataatatatatatataatatatagtggCAGCAATATAAAATGCCGTTTAAGATTTTGCTATACTGTTTATACCATGGTATGTAAATATATCCGCATAGTGCAGTACTAAATGTTATTAACACTTTAGAGTGATAACAAAatcagttatttttattatttttttaattaaaaaaattctgaaatgtaaaataaatatctaTAGCAAAAGAAACTGCAATGtttgaacaaaacaaatataaaacatcTATATGTAAATGCACCAGTGTGCAGACATTTTTAAGATATAATAAGAACAAGAACAAAGCAGCAAAGTACAAACAAATggtcaaataaaaacaataaatatacaaaaaacaaagatgctttattttacagtgctttATTTTAGGAAGGTCTACTAACATTACTGTTCAGGTAAGTAATATGGCCTACAAAAGAAATctaataaagtaatcaaatgtaaaataacgcTGCATAGTTTTAACTGTATAAATTGATAGATTAATGCATATTAAAGCTAAAGTTATTCATTCAAGATCAAGTAATTTTCTCTTTgccttttgttgtttgattcacaTTAATGGTGCAGTTGTCAGCAGGTTTTTAGACTGCTGCCACTTTAAGACTTTATGCTGATCTAATGGGCTAATACACATATTTCCTCCCAACTTCCTTCTATTTTTTTACACCCATTTAAAGACAAACTGTCTCtaaatttgattatttaatttctGTTGTAAGCCATTACTTATCTGAATACCAATGCTAGTACATTTTTCTGAAAAATCTAAAGCACTGtttaatttctatttttgttcggttttattttttgccagttttgtttgtaatttctACAAAAGTTCTTGTTCTTATTGTATCGATGACTATTTATTTATCTTCTGTAACTGTTTTGAGGGCTTTTTacttacattaaagggttagttcatccaaaaatgaaaataatgtcatttattactctttATTACTCTAatgccctcatgtcgttccacacccatgttcgttcatcttcggatcacaaattaagatattttttataaaatccgatggctcagtgaggcctgcattgacacaagttaatttacactttcaaacgcccagaaaggtactaaaattatatttaaaacagtccatgtgactacagtggttcaaccttaatgttatgaagcgacgagaatactttttgtgcaccaaaaaaatgaaataacgactttattcaacaatatctagtgatgggcgatcttaaaacactgcttcatgaagcttcgaagctttacgaatcatttgtttcgaatcagtggttcggagcatgtatcaaattgccaaagtcacatgatttcagcaaacGAGGCTTCGtaacgtcataagtgtttcgaaatgtcaatagttcacgtgactttggcagtttgatacatgctccgaaccactgattcaaaacaaaagattcgtaaagctttgatgcttcatgaagcagtgttttgaaatcgcccttcactagatattgttgaataaagttgttattttgttttttggcacataaaaagttctcgtcgcttcataacattaagattgaaccactgtagtcacattaattgttttaaatataactttagtacctttctgggcgtttgaaagtgttgattaacTTGcatcaatgcaggcctcactgagccatcggattttatcaaaaatatcttaatttgaggctgagtaattattgacagaattttcattttttttggtgaactaaccctttaattaacctagtattagtttttgctgaagtattaataattgtgaaatttcactCACATTTAAACTTATTCATTTCATGAAATAGGACATTGATCATATCTATTCACCAATAATCGTGTTAAATAATCATGATTTCAATATTGACCAAAATAATCATGATAATGAGTTTTGCCATAATTGAGCAGCCCtacaataaatcatttataataaatactgaaatgttccataaaaaaaaaagaaaaaaaaaaagaattgtcaattttgatttcaaggTGAATTTAAAGCATGGTAATTGACAGCAGAACAAtatacctgctgctgtctgtcattaatgttaatcaatcaGCAAAAGATAAAGAGAAAACCACTCAcagctcttgactgaataactacTGTATCTTTATTAAGAATCAATTTATTTTGGATTCATACAGTGAAGAGtatgcagtgttttatttttacattttattatccTATTTCTTACTAGTatgtttaatttgtatttttgtttattatatttgtcCAACTGATTGTAATTTTcttctttgttcttatttttaataacacaaataagtacattgtgatatataatgttacaatataattaaatttttcatattGTGAAAATCAGATTGTTGTTAGATGAAAATTATATGTGTGTAGACTTACAAGTTTTGTGCTCACCTGTACTATTTGTGTCTTCCCATCATTGATGACTTTCTTTTTGTAATCGCAGAGGTATTCTACCTCATAGTCACACAGGTTGTTCTTGTTGATGCCCAGCTCTTCACATTTCACCCCCTGCTCTCGACAGATTGCCTCCAGCTGGTCTGCATTGGCAATGCATGCTACCCTACACTCTTGAGCTACAAAAACAATTAGATGTTAATTGCAGGAAAAACACATTATGAAATGAGTTATGAAAATCGTGTTTAAGGTTTAGAGCAAGAAATGCATTGCACAGCTCTTCTGATGTTCACATGCCTGTAAATCTAGGAGTCTACAGAGAATATTTGACAGCAAAAATTACAACATGGATTTTAAgggttttaatttatttcatacAACTAACTAGTTGTatggttttaattttgtttCAAAATTATATGTGAAATGTgctacaaattaaaaaatttttttttttattcaattaaaaccTTCGAATATtgggttttaaaaaaaacttacattgtctgtataatattttaacattagtCAGTACAATTACAAACAAAA of the Megalobrama amblycephala isolate DHTTF-2021 linkage group LG12, ASM1881202v1, whole genome shotgun sequence genome contains:
- the si:ch211-167b20.8 gene encoding protein phosphatase 1 regulatory subunit 3A isoform X4, coding for MAQGNNSNFLTIPSQEGLFKTVRVERSEDNSNDEEEEETEEDVHLIPRSSPVPRKRGSSIADETAEYMRIRLGLPNRKVSFVDSTGAELVDVRMFVPFDSDDEDDSRWEEEEARYRKTYREPTYRVWPEFQALAGTELVLAVHTNKLEVESVTSVPDEPLSFEVIIRVLNISFHKSVYVRSTMDGWINHFDYPAEYVQGSNDGETDKFSVKLSFASPYLFNGARIDFVVRYETSDGEFWANNSGRNYSVTLLQSYEDDETAQATIEEKNDLRGILKPPRADIGYDDSDDRGDDLGSTECEVAEDQASFAQPPIVQPEIDIETAKDLSSSPESTRTSSKAGCPLSTSDTPFGEPLPLESMSSSNLPQTEESGIQPLILPFPQSQSTQQPSETQDKVHNVVPSIFLSLPEVLIHPYDGPETTKDEFEDSNKPTHAQKDDFQLEILAQVPFEFGQPSLAGCPDTTHIQEEGMKDVKEKEDIEENDCTSEDMLEKPSQNIGEDKTGKNFHILEEAKQPPPSNEVNNTTEDMEKLSLSKNIQHTLEEGIQEQKVELVSSVQLETTKAVEVESTKLDDEETNVLVASCLSHSHLIPTRQDRETQSLLIHSTSDKPATIQHQQEEGLVLDPILHEDPKLDNQIISMCTPEHQTSKQEKLKLVSVSETSPTAFDLQPSTVHSSAEDDLTSEGDEPSTAPYQTSKDSETQHTLPRDGTELSQISKDQTEVTLDTCLMVSMIFFSAAICLAVVIREPSALLYVGLFLLSLWF
- the si:ch211-167b20.8 gene encoding uncharacterized protein si:ch211-167b20.8 isoform X3, with product MAQGNNSNFLTIPSQEGLFKTVRVERSEDNSNDEEEEETEEDVHLIPRSSPVPRKRGSSIADETAEYMRIRLGLPNRKVSFVDSTGAELVDVRMFVPFDSDDEDDSRWEEEEARYRKTYREPTYRVWPEFQALAGTELVLAVHTNKLEVESVTSVPDEPLSFEVIIRVLNISFHKSVYVRSTMDGWINHFDYPAEYVQGSNDGETDKFSVKLSFASPYLFNGARIDFVVRYETSDGEFWANNSGRNYSVTLLQSYEDDETAQATIEEKNDLRGILKPPRADIGYDDSDDRGDADLGSTECEVAEDQASFAQPPIVQPEIDIETAKDLSSSPESTRTSSKAGCPLSTSDTPFGEPLPLESMSSSNLPQTEESGIQPLILPFPQSQSTQQPSETQDKVHNVVPSIFLSLPEVLIHPYDGPETTKDEFEDSNKPTHAQKDDFQLEILAQVPFEFGQPSLAGCPDTTHIQEEGMKDVKEKEDIEENDCTSEDMLEKPSQNIGEDKTGKNFHILEEAKQPPPSNEVNNTTEDMEKLSLSKNIQHTLEEGIQEQKVELVSSVQLETTKAVEVESTKLDDEETNVLVASCLSHSHLIPTRQDRETQSLLIHSTSDKPATIQHQQEEGLVLDPILHEDPKLDNQIISMCTPEHQTSKQEKLKLVSVSETSPTAFDLQPSTVHSSAEDDLTSEGDEPSTAPYQTSKDSETQHTLPRDGTELSQISKDQTEVTLDTCLMVSMIFFSAAICLAVVIREPSALLYVGLFLLSLWF
- the si:ch211-167b20.8 gene encoding protein phosphatase 1 regulatory subunit 3A isoform X1; the encoded protein is MAQGNNSNFLTIPSQEGLFKTVRVERSEDNSNDEEEEETEEDVHLIPRSSPVPRKRGSSIADETAEYMRIRLGLPNRKVSFVDSTGAELVDVRMFVPFDSDDEDDSRWEEEEARYRKTYREPTYRVWPEFQALAGTELVLAVHTNKLEVESVTSVPDEPLSFEVIIRVLNISFHKSVYVRSTMDGWINHFDYPAEYVQGSNDGETDKFSVKLSFASPYLFNGARIDFVVRYETSDGEFWANNSGRNYSVTLLQSYEDDETAQATIEEKNDLRGILKPPRYRADIGYDDSDDRGDADLGSTECEVAEDQASFAQPPIVQPEIDIETAKDLSSSPESTRTSSKAGCPLSTSDTPFGEPLPLESMSSSNLPQTEESGIQPLILPFPQSQSTQQPSETQDKVHNVVPSIFLSLPEVLIHPYDGPETTKDEFEDSNKPTHAQKDDFQLEILAQVPFEFGQPSLAGCPDTTHIQEEGMKDVKEKEDIEENDCTSEDMLEKPSQNIGEDKTGKNFHILEEAKQPPPSNEVNNTTEDMEKLSLSKNIQHTLEEGIQEQKVELVSSVQLETTKAVEVESTKLDDEETNVLVASCLSHSHLIPTRQDRETQSLLIHSTSDKPATIQHQQEEGLVLDPILHEDPKLDNQIISMCTPEHQTSKQEKLKLVSVSETSPTAFDLQPSTVHSSAEDDLTSEGDEPSTAPYQTSKDSETQHTLPRDGTELSQISKDQTEVTLDTCLMVSMIFFSAAICLAVVIREPSALLYVGLFLLSLWF
- the si:ch211-167b20.8 gene encoding protein phosphatase 1 regulatory subunit 3A isoform X2, translated to MAQGNNSNFLTIPSQEGLFKTVRVERSEDNSNDEEEEETEEDVHLIPRSSPVPRKRGSSIADETAEYMRIRLGLPNRKVSFVDSTGAELVDVRMFVPFDSDDEDDSRWEEEEARYRKTYREPTYRVWPEFQALAGTELVLAVHTNKLEVESVTSVPDEPLSFEVIIRVLNISFHKSVYVRSTMDGWINHFDYPAEYVQGSNDGETDKFSVKLSFASPYLFNGARIDFVVRYETSDGEFWANNSGRNYSVTLLQSYEDDETAQATIEEKNDLRGILKPPRYRADIGYDDSDDRGDDLGSTECEVAEDQASFAQPPIVQPEIDIETAKDLSSSPESTRTSSKAGCPLSTSDTPFGEPLPLESMSSSNLPQTEESGIQPLILPFPQSQSTQQPSETQDKVHNVVPSIFLSLPEVLIHPYDGPETTKDEFEDSNKPTHAQKDDFQLEILAQVPFEFGQPSLAGCPDTTHIQEEGMKDVKEKEDIEENDCTSEDMLEKPSQNIGEDKTGKNFHILEEAKQPPPSNEVNNTTEDMEKLSLSKNIQHTLEEGIQEQKVELVSSVQLETTKAVEVESTKLDDEETNVLVASCLSHSHLIPTRQDRETQSLLIHSTSDKPATIQHQQEEGLVLDPILHEDPKLDNQIISMCTPEHQTSKQEKLKLVSVSETSPTAFDLQPSTVHSSAEDDLTSEGDEPSTAPYQTSKDSETQHTLPRDGTELSQISKDQTEVTLDTCLMVSMIFFSAAICLAVVIREPSALLYVGLFLLSLWF
- the suv39h1b gene encoding histone-lysine N-methyltransferase SUV39H1b isoform X2 translates to MAENLKAQECRVACIANADQLEAICREQGVKCEELGINKNNLCDYEVEYLCDYKKKVINDGKTQIVQELYLVKWKGYPESSNTWEPRKNLKCIDLLNQFWEDLNVEMQRQKKRSAPRRLDPATVSQLIQRAKLRQTLKRWETHLNSLGAHKGHIYVRNQVDLEGPPKNFTYINDYKVGDGIMLNEVSVGCECTDCLDNPVEGCCAGASQHKFAYNELGQVRIRPGLPIYECNKRCRCALDCPNRVVQRGIQYSLCIFRTDNGRGWGVRTMERIRKNTFVMEYVGEIITTEEAERRGHIYDKEGATYLFDLDYVDDEYTVDAAHYGNISHFVNHSCDPNLQVYNVFIDNLDERLPRIAFFATRGIKAGEELTFDYKMKIDPVDAESTKMDSNFSLTGLPGSPKKRMRMECKCGVPTCRKYLF
- the suv39h1b gene encoding histone-lysine N-methyltransferase SUV39H1b isoform X1, coding for MLFCGLQQSFKLFNAKKHKLMMIPLSDSSFPQYTSTQECRVACIANADQLEAICREQGVKCEELGINKNNLCDYEVEYLCDYKKKVINDGKTQIVQELYLVKWKGYPESSNTWEPRKNLKCIDLLNQFWEDLNVEMQRQKKRSAPRRLDPATVSQLIQRAKLRQTLKRWETHLNSLGAHKGHIYVRNQVDLEGPPKNFTYINDYKVGDGIMLNEVSVGCECTDCLDNPVEGCCAGASQHKFAYNELGQVRIRPGLPIYECNKRCRCALDCPNRVVQRGIQYSLCIFRTDNGRGWGVRTMERIRKNTFVMEYVGEIITTEEAERRGHIYDKEGATYLFDLDYVDDEYTVDAAHYGNISHFVNHSCDPNLQVYNVFIDNLDERLPRIAFFATRGIKAGEELTFDYKMKIDPVDAESTKMDSNFSLTGLPGSPKKRMRMECKCGVPTCRKYLF